GGGCCCGCGCCGGCACCAGCCGCAGGGCGGAGCGCGCCAGGCTCAGGGGGATGTTGAGGTGGACCCGCTCCTCGTCGTCCTCCACGATGCGGATGCGCAGGATGCGGCCCCGGCCCCCGGCCGGAGCGCGGGCGGGCTCCGGCGCCCGCCCGGCGCCCCTCCGCCGGTGGCGCCCCAGCGCATCCAGCAGGGCCAGGGCCTGCTCGGGCGTCACCTTGCCCTGCTGCACGAGCCGCAGGATCCGCAGCCGCTCGTCCTCCGCCCCGCTCTCGCCGCGGGCCTGCGGCGAGGGCGGCACCGCCGGTGGCACCGTCACGGGAGGTCGCCCCTCTCAGTCCGCCTCGATGACGGCCGAACCCTGCCGGGTCGAGGCCCGCACCCAGACGGTCCGGGCCGCCTGCTCCAGGTGCGGGCTCTGGTAGACGGCTCGCTGGTGGCCCACCGCCCGGGTCGTCTGCGAGATGGCCACGCCGTCGGGCAGCTCGATGCGGGCCGACCCCCACGCCGTCGTGGCCTCCAGGGAGAGCCCCACCTCGCCCCGGGCCGCCGCCCGGGCCGTCTCCGTCGGCAGCGCCACCGGACGCTGCCGTCGACGGTGCGGGCCTCGACCCGCTGCCGGGATCCGCCTCGCCCGGCGCCGCCAGCGGCCGCACCGTCACGGCCCCGTTGACGCTCGACGCCTCGAGCTCGTCGGCGGCCACCGCCCCGGTGACGCTGCCGTTGGTGGAGCGGGCCTCCACCCGCTGGGCCTGCACCCGCTCGAGCAGCACGGCGCCGTTGGTGCTGGTGGCGCTCACGCGGCGGGCGCTCACGTCGGCCAGGTCGAGCCGGCCGTTGGTGGAGCGCACCTCCACCGCGTCGCCGGCCACGCCCCGCGCCGAGACGCTGCCGTTGGCCGTGGAAGCCCGCAGCGAGACGGCCATCTCCGACGAGAGGACGAGCTCGATGCCCACCGCGTGCCCCGGACCCCAGCGCCAGTCGCCGTCGGTGGCGCGAACCGCCAGGTGCCCGGGCCCCCGGTCGATCTCCACCAGATTGGCGGCCTCCTGCTCGGCCTCCTCGCGGCTGCGAGCCCTTATCCGCCGCTCCACCCGCAGCCGCCAGCCCCGCGGGCCGCCCACCTCCGCCCCCGGCACGCCCACCACCCGGATGCTACCGTTGCCGGTGGCCAGCTCCACGACGGGCACCGCGCCCTCGGCGAAGTCGCCCGCCAGCTCCTGGGGCATCACGTGCTCGGGGTAGGCGCTCCGCCCCAGCTGGCCGAAGGCCCGCGCCATGCGCTCCGCCACCGTGCGCCCGATCTCCTCGAGCCGCTCGCCCACGTCGGTCAGCCGCTCCTGCACCGCCGGGTTGGAGAGAGCCCGGGAGACCCGCTCGCCCAGCTCGTCGGCCAGCTCGCCCATCCGGGAGGCCGTCGACTCGACCCAGCCCATGAAGTCGCTGCCCCGCTCGCCGCTCTCTGGCGCCCTGGCACCCTCCCCGGCGGGGGCCCCCGCCTGCAGCGCCTTGAGCAGTTCGAGGGCCTGCTCGGGCGTGATCCGCCCGCTCTCCAGCATCCGCAGGATCATGCGGCGCTCCTCGGCCAGCTCGCCGCCGCCCGTCTCGCCGCCCTCACCGGGCGGCCTGCCGCCGTGCTCCCGCTCGTCCATGACCGCTCCCCCTCCGCCTCCGTGGTCAGAGCTCGCCCGCGCTCACGACGCCCCGCCCGAGCCGCCGCCCCGCAAGCGCCGCAGGGCCTCCTCCGCGTCGATCTCGCCTCGCTCCAGCGCCTCCAGCACGGCCCGCCGCTCCGACGCCGTCGCCCGGGGCGGCGCCGGCGCCTCCTGCGGGCTCTCCTGCTCCGCCGGCCGCGCCGGCCCGTGGCCCAGCGCCTCGATGACCGACTCCAGGCGTGCCCGCACGGCCGGATACGACATCCCCAGCATGCGCTCCATCTCCCGCAGGTTGCCCCGCGCCACGATGAAGAGCTCGGCGAACTGCCGCTGCTCCGCGGTCAGCGAGCAGAACGAGCAGAGCGCGAAGTCGCCCTCGATGGCCGTGCCGCAGTCGGGGCAGCGCAGCCGCTGCACGGCGAGACGCGTCCCGCAGATGGGGCATCGACCCGGCACCACCGGTCGCTCGGCCATGGGCCCACCTCCGCCACCAAGCATCCGCCTCCGGTACGTCCCCCATCCCTCGGCCCGTCGAGGCCCGCCCATCCGGTCGGCTGGCGGCCACCAGCCGGTCCACGGCGGCCTCCCGGATGAGCCGCTCCAGCCGCGCACGGGCCAGTTCGTAGACGAGCCACGGGTGCATGAGATCCAAGGCGCCCACCCCTCTTCCGGGCCGGGCGCCGCCGGCGGCATCCCGTCTGCCGAACACAACATTAAACTCGTATGTGAAGGATGTCAATATGGCAGATTAACATCGATGAGGGTGGCGTGACAGTGCGGGCGGGATCGGAGCCAGTCTTCGAGTGCCAGGTCACTCCGGCCGGGCCGCCGAGCGCACGCCCTGGTAGACCCGCTCGGCCACCGCCCGGGGCAGCCCCGGCACGGCCAGCAGCTCCTCCAGCGTCGCCTCCCGCACGCGCTTGACCGAGCCGAAGTGCTCGATGAGCTGCTTCTTGCGCTTGGGCCCCACGCCGGGGATCTCGTCGAGGGTCGAGCGCACCGCCCGCCGCTCCCGGAGCTGGCGGTGGTAGCCCAGCGCGAAGCGGTGGGCCTCGTCACGGATCCGCTGCAGCAGGTGCAGCGCGTACGAGTCCCGGGGCAGCTCGATGGGGTCCGGCTCGTCTTCCACGAAGATCTGCTCCAGGCGCTTGGCCAGCCCGATGGCGGGGATCTCCTCGTCGAGCCCCAGCTCCCGCAGCGCCTCCCGGGCGGCGCCCAGCTGCCCCTTGCCCCCGTCGATGAGGAGCAGGTCGGGCAGCCGCGCGAACTTGGCCTCCGCCTCGGCCTTGCGCAGGCGCGCCTCCAGCTCCGGGTCGGCCCCGTCCCGGGCCTCGATGCGGCGGCGCAGGGCCTCCAGCGCCTCCCGCTCCTCGAGGCCCCGGGCGAAGCGCCGCCGCACGGCCTCCTTCATCATGGCGAAGTCGTTGGGCCCGCCCGTCAGCCGGATCTTGAAGCGGCGGTAGTCGGCCTTGTTGGGCTCGCCGTCCTCCATCACCACCATGGAGGCCACGGCGTCGGTGCCCTGGATGTTGGAGATGTCGAAGGCCTCGATGCGCCGGGGCACCCGGTCGAGTCCCAGCACGTCCTGCAGCGTGGCCAGCGCCCGCTCCTTCTCCGCGGCGCGCCGGTCGGCCTGGCTGCGCAGCTCCTGCAGCACCAGGGCGGCGTTTTCGGCCGCCATCTCCACCAGGCGGCGCCGGTCGCCCCGCTTGGGCACCACCAGCCGCACCCGGGAGCCGCGCCGCTCGCTGAGCCAGCGCTCGATGAGCTCCGGCTCGTCGACCGGGTGCTGCAGCGTCACCGACGGTGGCACCGACGGCGTCTTGTCGTAGAACTGCTGGACGAAGGAGCTCATCACCTCGGTGTCGGAGGTGGACTCGGTCGTCTCCAAGATGAAGTGGTCGCGCCCGATGAGCTTGCCGCCCCTCACGTAGAAGACCTGGGCGCAGACGGTGTCGCCGAAGCGGGCGAAGGCCGTGACGTCCTGGTCGTCCTCGCCGGCGGTCACCACCTTCTGGTGCTCGACCACCTTCTCCAGGGCCCGGATCTGGTCCCGCAGCCGGGCCGCCTGCTCGAACTCGAGCCGCTCCGCCGCCTGGCGCATCCGCGCCTCGAGAGCGGGGATGATGCGGTCCTGGCGCCCCTCCAGGAAGAGGCAGACCTGGTCGATCATCTGCCGGTACGCCTCGATGGTGGTGCGCATCGCGCACGGCCCCAGGCACCGACCGATGTAGTACTGCAGGCAAAGGCGATACTGCCGCTTGCCGTCGAGGGGCAGGTCGCAGGTGCGGATGGGGAAGAGCTTGCGCAGGAAGCGCAGCGTCTCCCGCAGGGCCGTCGAGTTGGTGTAGGGGCCGAAGTAGCGGGCGCCGTCGTCCTTGATGCGCCGCACCACCAGCACCCGGGGAAACGGCTCGTCGAGGGTCACCTTGAGGTAGGGGTAGGCCTTGTCGTCGCGCAGCTTGACGTTGTACCACGGCCGGTAGCGCTTGATGAGGTTGGACTCCAGCACCAGCGCCTCGATCTCGGAGGCGGTGACGATGTACTCCAGGTCGGCGATGTCGGCCACCAGCGCCTCCAGGCGGGGGCTCGACGCCCGGCCCGCCTGGAAGTAGGAGCGCACCCGGCTGCGCAGCGACGAGGCCTTGCCGACGTAGATGACCTCGCCGGCGGCGTTCTTCATCAGGTAGACGCCCGGGCGCGCCGGCAGGCGCGCCAGCTCTCCTCGAGGCCGAGGCCGGCGGTGGCGGTCGGCTCGGCGCGGCCCGTCGGCCGCCTCCCGTCAGGCGACGGGCGGGCGACGACATGGCCTCGGAGGCGCGCCCGGGAGCGACCGGCTGCGGCGGCGGATCGGGCAGGGCCTCCGTCTCCTCGCGGCTGTGGCGGGTCAGCTTGGTCAGGCGCACCATCACGTCTCGACCCGCCATCAGGATAGCACAACGGGAGGCCCCGGCCCGGCGCCGGCGCCTCCCGCCCTGCTGCCAGCCGCCCGCCCCTGCGGGACGGCCGGGGTTAGCGAGACTCCCGCAGATTCTGCTGGAGGCTCTGGAGGGTCGAGGGGGCCTGCCAGCTCCCGCCCGCCGGCTGGCCCGCCTGCCACGAGGGGCCGGTGGGGGGCGTGCCGGACTGGGCCTGCCAGGCGCCCGTGGGGGTGGGCTGCCAGGCGGTGCCGGCCTGCGGCGCCTGCCACGCCCCGGTCCCCTGCAGCGTGTAGGGCTCGTTGAAGGCCCAGTCGCCCGGCACCCGCGGATACCACCCCCGCTGCTCCATGAGGCGCAGGAGCTGGGTGTGGAGATCCTCGTGATCCCGCAGCTGCCCCAAGAAGAGCGGCTTGAGGTCCGGCGAGGCCTCCGCCGCGAAGACCGTCTCCATGAAGCTGATGTACTTGAGATCCTTGACGACGTCCAGGCAGACGTCTCGATCCGACAGCATGGGCGAGCGAGCGCCTCCTTCCCTCACTCACGGGGTCCAGCGCGCGCCGATCGGGCCGCCGCCCGGCCCCGACAGCTGCTGCAGCGACGGCTGGGCGCCGCCCAGCTGCTGCTGGAGCTGCCCGCGGGTCGTCGACAGCGTCGCCAGGTGGCGCTGGTGCATGCGCGCCGCGTCCTGCAGCAGGTGCCGGATGACGGGGTCCTGCACCTGCTGGGCGAAGAAGTTGGCCTTGCTCATCAGGAGCTGGATCTCGTGGGCCGTGTGGTTGACCAGGTCCAGGTCTCGCAGCATGCCGACTCTCCCCTCGCCGAAGCGGTGGCACGCCTGCCGCGCCGCGCCGCCGCGGGCGCTGCCAGCGGCATGGCCGATGCCCCAAGGGGAGCATGCGCGAGGAGGGATCGCCCCATGCGGGCCACCGGGTCAGCTGCGGCCGGGTCGACGCCGGGAGGCGGCCGCCCGGCGGGCAGGGGCCGTCGGCCGCGGCCGGCAGAGCCGCCACCGTCGACGTCCCCGGCGATGCCCAGCACGGGCCGCAGGTAGAGCCCCGTCCAGGAGCCGGGCGTGCGGGCCACCGCCTCAGGGGGCCCCTCGGCCACCACCCGGCCGCCGCCCTCGCCGCCCTCGGGGCCCAGGTCGATGATCCAGTCGGCGCACTTGATGACGTCGAGGTTGTGCTCGATGACGACGACGGTGTTGCCGGCGTCCACCAGCCGCTGCAGGACGTCGAGGAGCTTGCGCACGTCGTCCATGTGGAGCCCCGTGGTGGGCTCGTCGAGGATGTAGATGGTGCGGCCCGTCTCCCGGCGGCTCAGCTCCGTGGCCAGCTTGACCCGCTGGGCCTCGCCGCCCGAGAGCTGGGTGGCCGGCTGGCCCAGGCGGATGTAGCCGAGCCCCACGTCCTGCAGCGTCTGCAGCTTGCGGTAGACGGCCGGGATGTGGCGGAAGAACTCCACCGCCTCGTCGACCGTCATATCCAGCACGTCGGCGATGGTCTTCTCCTTGTAGCGGATCTCCAGGGTCTCCCGGTTGTAGCGCTTGCCCTTGCAGACCTCGCAGGGCACGTAGACGTCGGGCAGGAAGTGCATCTCGATCTTGATGATGCCGTCGCCCTGGCACGCCTCGCAGCGCCCGCCCTTGACGTTGAAGCTGAAACGCCCCGGCTTGTAGCCCCGGGCCCGGGCCTCGGGCGTCAGGGCGAAGACCTCCCGGATGCCGGTGAAGGCTCCCGTGTAGGTGGCCGGGTTGGAGCGGGGCGTGCGCCCGATGGGCGACTGGTCGATGGCGATGACCTTGTCGAGGTGCTGCAGGCCCAGGATGGCGTCGTGCTCGCCGGGGCGCACCGTGGTCACGCCGTTGAGCTCCCGGGCCAGCCGGGCGTAGAGGATGTCGCCCACCAGCGTGCTCTTGCCGGAGCCCGACACCCCCGTCACGCAGACGAAGAGGCCCAGGGGGATGCGCACGTCGATGCCCTTGAGGTTGTGGTGGCGGGCGCCCCGGATCTCGAGCCACCGGTCGCCGGGCGGGCGCCGCAGAGCCGGCACCTCGATGCGGCGCTTGCCGCTCAGGTACTGCCCCGTCACCGACCGGGGCTCGGCCATCACCTGCTCCAGCGTGCCGGCCACCACCACCTCGCCGCCGTGCACCCCGGCGCCGGGCCCGATGTCGATGATGAAGTCGGCCTCGCGGATGGTCTCCTCGTCGTGCTCCACGACGATGACGGTGTTGCCCAGATCCCGCAGGTGCTTGAGGGTGTTGAGCAGGCGGCGGTTGTCGCGCTGGTGCAGCCCGATGCTGGGCTCGTCGAGGATGTAGAGGACGCCCACCAGCTGGGAGCCGATCTGGGTGGCCAGCCGGATCCGCTGCGCCTCGCCGCCCGCCAGCGTGCCCGCCGCCCGGTCCAGCGTCAGGTAGTCGAGCCCCACGTCCACCATGAAGGAGAGGCGCGCCCGGATCTCCTTGAGCACCTGAGCGGCGATGGCCCGCTCCCGCTCGGTCAGGCGCGCCTCCAGGGTCTCGAACCACGCCAGCGCCTGCCGCACCGACATGGCCGTCACCTGCATGATGTTGAGCCCGCCCACCGTCACGGCCAGGCTCTCCCGCCGCAGGCGGGCGCCCCCGCAGTCGGGGCAGGGGCGGGAGCTCATGTAGGCCTCGATCTCGCTGCGGGCCCACTCCGACTGGGCGTCGCGGTAGCGCTCCTCCAGGTTGGGGATGACCCCGGGGAAGGGGTGGGCGTACGTCTTCTCCTGGCCCGAGAGGGTCCGGTACCGGAACGTGATGGGCCGCCCCCGGGTGCCGTAGAGCAGCACGTCGACCTGCTCGGGGCTCAGCTTGCC
This genomic interval from Limnochorda sp. LNt contains the following:
- a CDS encoding SHOCT-like domain-containing protein, whose protein sequence is MTVPPAVPPSPQARGESGAEDERLRILRLVQQGKVTPEQALALLDALGRHRRRGAGRAPEPARAPAGGRGRILRIRIVEDDEERVHLNIPLSLARSALRLVPARAQRYLAGVDLEALLEQVEHGASGRILVVRDDEDNGVEVTVE
- a CDS encoding DUF2089 domain-containing protein translates to MAERPVVPGRCPICGTRLAVQRLRCPDCGTAIEGDFALCSFCSLTAEQRQFAELFIVARGNLREMERMLGMSYPAVRARLESVIEALGHGPARPAEQESPQEAPAPPRATASERRAVLEALERGEIDAEEALRRLRGGGSGGAS
- the uvrC gene encoding excinuclease ABC subunit UvrC, with translation MKNAAGEVIYVGKASSLRSRVRSYFQAGRASSPRLEALVADIADLEYIVTASEIEALVLESNLIKRYRPWYNVKLRDDKAYPYLKVTLDEPFPRVLVVRRIKDDGARYFGPYTNSTALRETLRFLRKLFPIRTCDLPLDGKRQYRLCLQYYIGRCLGPCAMRTTIEAYRQMIDQVCLFLEGRQDRIIPALEARMRQAAERLEFEQAARLRDQIRALEKVVEHQKVVTAGEDDQDVTAFARFGDTVCAQVFYVRGGKLIGRDHFILETTESTSDTEVMSSFVQQFYDKTPSVPPSVTLQHPVDEPELIERWLSERRGSRVRLVVPKRGDRRRLVEMAAENAALVLQELRSQADRRAAEKERALATLQDVLGLDRVPRRIEAFDISNIQGTDAVASMVVMEDGEPNKADYRRFKIRLTGGPNDFAMMKEAVRRRFARGLEEREALEALRRRIEARDGADPELEARLRKAEAEAKFARLPDLLLIDGGKGQLGAAREALRELGLDEEIPAIGLAKRLEQIFVEDEPDPIELPRDSYALHLLQRIRDEAHRFALGYHRQLRERRAVRSTLDEIPGVGPKRKKQLIEHFGSVKRVREATLEELLAVPGLPRAVAERVYQGVRSAARPE
- a CDS encoding spore coat protein, with product MLSDRDVCLDVVKDLKYISFMETVFAAEASPDLKPLFLGQLRDHEDLHTQLLRLMEQRGWYPRVPGDWAFNEPYTLQGTGAWQAPQAGTAWQPTPTGAWQAQSGTPPTGPSWQAGQPAGGSWQAPSTLQSLQQNLRESR
- the uvrA gene encoding excinuclease ABC subunit UvrA, with protein sequence MSSKAIVIKGARQHNLKNIDLTIPRDRLVVITGVSGSGKSSLAFDTLYAEGQRRYVESLSAYARQFLGQMDKPDVDFIEGLSPAISIDQKTTSQNPRSTVGTVTEIYDYLRLLFARIGRPHCPNCGQPIAQQTVQQMVDQLLALGEGTRLVILAPVVRGRKGEYRKLFEEIRKDGFVRVRVDGEVYDVAQVPELDKHKKHTIEVVVDRVVVRPDVAGRLADSMETALRRGEGIAMAQVVGGDGSVLTFSERFACPTCGFSFEEISPRMFSFNSPYGACRTCSGLGVRMEVDPELVLDRSRSVVDGGIRPWADNGSRWLHTLLEATCREYGIDPRKPIGKLSPEQVDVLLYGTRGRPITFRYRTLSGQEKTYAHPFPGVIPNLEERYRDAQSEWARSEIEAYMSSRPCPDCGGARLRRESLAVTVGGLNIMQVTAMSVRQALAWFETLEARLTERERAIAAQVLKEIRARLSFMVDVGLDYLTLDRAAGTLAGGEAQRIRLATQIGSQLVGVLYILDEPSIGLHQRDNRRLLNTLKHLRDLGNTVIVVEHDEETIREADFIIDIGPGAGVHGGEVVVAGTLEQVMAEPRSVTGQYLSGKRRIEVPALRRPPGDRWLEIRGARHHNLKGIDVRIPLGLFVCVTGVSGSGKSTLVGDILYARLARELNGVTTVRPGEHDAILGLQHLDKVIAIDQSPIGRTPRSNPATYTGAFTGIREVFALTPEARARGYKPGRFSFNVKGGRCEACQGDGIIKIEMHFLPDVYVPCEVCKGKRYNRETLEIRYKEKTIADVLDMTVDEAVEFFRHIPAVYRKLQTLQDVGLGYIRLGQPATQLSGGEAQRVKLATELSRRETGRTIYILDEPTTGLHMDDVRKLLDVLQRLVDAGNTVVVIEHNLDVIKCADWIIDLGPEGGEGGGRVVAEGPPEAVARTPGSWTGLYLRPVLGIAGDVDGGGSAGRGRRPLPAGRPPPGVDPAAADPVARMGRSLLAHAPLGASAMPLAAPAAARRGRRATASARGESACCETWTWSTTRPTRSSS